From Marispirochaeta aestuarii, a single genomic window includes:
- the gatA gene encoding Asp-tRNA(Asn)/Glu-tRNA(Gln) amidotransferase subunit GatA, with protein MKNTRTNAIPASWRGMLDDPRRAAAHRSYVDEWEKKINSFVQIDPRPGNGEGALAGVPYGVKDNIAVKGLGLSCGSKILEGFISPYTATAVERLEATGARVYGKCNLDEFGMGSSCENSVHGASSNPWDPARVPGGSSGGSAAAVAAGLVPFALGSDTGGSVRQPASFCGVYGLKPTYGAVSRYGLVAYASSLESIGILAGDVDTCRQVFDSIKGEDPKDQTSVPWEDRSGESSSRRIAVLEDLSDLSPGVDAVYRKSLEGFREIGWEIVPVRLKTLDYVVPAYYTIATAEASANLARYTGIRYGYRAEGEDHADMVRNTRSEGFGHEVKLRILLGTYVLRSGFQDQYYGRAQRIRTLIGDEFSKVFQGAEMLLMPTFPVAAFPHGESGMDAFQQKLADKFTAAANLAGIPGLSIPAGMDGNVPVGMQLLAPAFCEERLFSAAREFLSVYEPARCPGFKEPS; from the coding sequence ATGAAAAACACACGAACAAACGCAATACCGGCTTCCTGGCGCGGCATGCTGGACGATCCCCGCCGGGCAGCGGCTCACCGAAGCTACGTTGACGAATGGGAAAAGAAGATCAATTCCTTTGTTCAGATAGATCCCCGGCCCGGAAACGGGGAGGGGGCCCTGGCGGGGGTTCCCTACGGGGTCAAGGACAATATCGCTGTTAAAGGCCTCGGTTTGAGCTGCGGGTCAAAGATACTGGAGGGGTTTATCTCGCCATATACCGCCACCGCGGTGGAACGGCTGGAAGCCACCGGCGCCCGGGTCTACGGAAAGTGCAACCTGGATGAGTTCGGCATGGGTTCCTCCTGCGAGAACTCAGTACACGGGGCAAGTTCCAATCCCTGGGACCCGGCGAGGGTTCCCGGCGGCTCCTCCGGTGGTTCGGCTGCGGCGGTGGCCGCTGGGCTGGTGCCCTTTGCCCTGGGCAGCGACACCGGCGGATCGGTGCGGCAGCCCGCCTCCTTCTGCGGGGTCTACGGACTCAAACCCACCTACGGTGCGGTTTCCCGCTACGGCCTTGTGGCCTATGCATCCTCCCTGGAGAGCATCGGGATCCTGGCCGGAGACGTAGATACCTGCCGCCAGGTTTTTGACTCGATAAAAGGGGAGGACCCCAAAGATCAGACCAGCGTTCCCTGGGAGGACCGGTCGGGGGAATCTTCATCCCGCCGAATTGCAGTTCTGGAGGATCTTTCGGACCTGAGTCCCGGAGTGGATGCGGTTTATCGCAAATCCCTGGAAGGATTCAGGGAGATCGGCTGGGAGATTGTCCCGGTCAGGCTGAAGACCCTGGACTACGTGGTCCCCGCCTACTATACCATCGCCACCGCCGAAGCCTCGGCGAACCTGGCCCGCTACACCGGTATACGCTACGGCTACCGGGCAGAAGGGGAGGACCACGCCGATATGGTGCGAAACACCCGGAGCGAGGGGTTCGGACACGAGGTCAAGCTCAGGATACTCCTGGGAACCTATGTGCTTCGTTCGGGTTTTCAGGACCAGTACTACGGCCGGGCCCAGCGGATCCGTACATTGATAGGCGACGAGTTTTCCAAAGTTTTCCAGGGAGCGGAGATGCTCCTTATGCCCACCTTTCCGGTGGCCGCTTTTCCCCACGGTGAGTCGGGAATGGATGCCTTCCAGCAGAAACTGGCGGACAAGTTTACCGCCGCGGCCAACCTGGCGGGGATTCCCGGGCTCAGTATTCCGGCCGGGATGGACGGTAATGTTCCGGTGGGCATGCAGCTTCTCGCCCCGGCCTTCTGCGAAGAACGGCTCTTTTCCGCCGCCCGGGAGTTCCTTTCCGTGTATGAACCGGCGCGCTGCCCGGGATTCAAGGAGCCCTCATGA
- the gatC gene encoding Asp-tRNA(Asn)/Glu-tRNA(Gln) amidotransferase subunit GatC, which produces MEEKELDVTAELANLNLSGDERAAFEDEVGRILEYFELMKGIDVEGIEATTHVGLRGNRTRPDQARTGDLSEGILSNSPDRQERFFRIPKVLG; this is translated from the coding sequence ATGGAAGAAAAAGAACTCGACGTTACCGCCGAACTGGCAAACCTGAATCTGTCCGGGGATGAACGGGCAGCCTTCGAGGATGAGGTCGGCCGCATTCTGGAATATTTTGAATTGATGAAGGGCATCGACGTGGAAGGTATTGAAGCTACCACCCACGTGGGACTCCGGGGCAACCGGACCCGTCCGGATCAGGCTCGAACCGGGGACCTCTCGGAAGGGATCCTGTCCAACAGTCCGGACCGGCAGGAACGTTTCTTCCGGATTCCCAAGGTCCTCGGATAA
- a CDS encoding MGH1-like glycoside hydrolase domain-containing protein, with amino-acid sequence MVKTGFPTIHFYDQDFVDLYDRTWAWLEDFWARGTKKNGLESRFFCYPSSETVNQFDACLSTFFLVYSNKVYPASPSLDNFYAKQEESGAIRGEYNIASGKAVLTDENPEGAAPPLFSYAEYNLYHKEGNKKRLKEVMPILEKYFDWLETTFKDDTGMYSVPFAALYMPNAPRTQAKYPVDFNTQQAINALYMSAIGDVLNDKEMSFKYKRHYFSLKTRINSQMWDSETGFYHDLDENQQRLPQKTIAGFWPLLAEIPNEDRANSMIDHLKNPSTFGLENPFPTLSADDPDFSEEGEGCRGSVVPAFTFMVVKGLEKFARYELARECAIRHLYYMLDTLHPEGKEKGNIYEAYAPRRDGPAKWTGNPDYPRPLYLAYAALSAVTLMIENIIGLYISLPRKTVDWIIPTLEIMGIEGLSLKRNMITILSNKSGRGWEIRLESEKLYYFTINILSERKKKTLPIPSGKCSMLIDKL; translated from the coding sequence GTGGTCAAGACGGGCTTTCCCACTATTCACTTCTATGACCAAGATTTTGTAGATCTTTACGATCGGACCTGGGCCTGGCTCGAAGACTTCTGGGCCAGGGGGACGAAAAAAAACGGCCTTGAATCACGCTTTTTCTGTTATCCCTCCAGTGAGACGGTAAACCAGTTCGACGCCTGCCTCTCCACCTTCTTTCTGGTCTACAGCAACAAGGTGTACCCGGCGTCTCCCTCGCTGGATAACTTCTATGCCAAGCAGGAGGAATCCGGAGCCATCCGCGGGGAATACAATATCGCCAGCGGTAAAGCGGTTCTCACAGACGAGAACCCCGAAGGTGCCGCTCCGCCCCTTTTTTCCTACGCCGAGTACAACCTCTATCATAAAGAGGGAAACAAGAAGCGCCTGAAAGAGGTCATGCCGATCCTGGAAAAGTACTTCGACTGGCTGGAGACAACCTTCAAGGACGATACAGGGATGTACAGCGTACCCTTCGCGGCCCTCTACATGCCCAACGCTCCCCGGACACAGGCCAAATACCCGGTGGATTTCAATACCCAGCAGGCCATCAACGCCCTCTATATGTCCGCCATCGGAGACGTATTGAACGACAAGGAGATGAGCTTCAAATACAAGAGGCACTATTTCTCCCTGAAAACCCGCATAAACTCCCAGATGTGGGACAGCGAAACCGGCTTCTATCATGATCTGGACGAGAACCAGCAGCGCCTTCCCCAGAAGACCATCGCCGGATTCTGGCCCCTCCTGGCGGAGATTCCCAACGAAGACCGGGCCAACAGCATGATAGACCACCTGAAGAATCCCAGTACCTTCGGCCTGGAAAACCCCTTTCCGACCCTTTCGGCGGATGATCCCGATTTCTCCGAGGAGGGTGAGGGCTGCCGCGGATCGGTGGTGCCGGCTTTTACCTTTATGGTCGTCAAAGGACTGGAAAAATTCGCCCGCTACGAGCTGGCCCGGGAATGCGCCATCCGTCACCTCTACTATATGCTGGACACCCTGCATCCCGAAGGCAAGGAGAAGGGCAACATCTACGAGGCCTATGCACCCCGGCGGGACGGACCGGCCAAATGGACAGGGAACCCCGACTACCCCCGGCCGCTCTACCTGGCGTATGCCGCCCTCTCGGCAGTGACCCTGATGATCGAAAACATCATCGGTCTGTACATAAGCCTGCCCCGCAAGACCGTGGACTGGATAATCCCGACCCTGGAGATCATGGGTATAGAGGGACTCTCCCTGAAGCGGAACATGATCACCATCCTCAGCAACAAGAGCGGACGGGGCTGGGAAATCAGGCTGGAATCGGAAAAGCTCTACTACTTTACCATTAATATCCTGAGCGAGCGCAAAAAGAAGACCCTGCCCATCCCCTCGGGCAAGTGCTCCATGCTGATCGATAAGCTGTAG
- a CDS encoding TerB family tellurite resistance protein has protein sequence MSFFGKFIGGTIGFLMGGPLGAIAGVAFAHVLQQSQDADRISGSSYFRNYNRRMNTTEHSHMTFFVGAFSLLAKLANVDGELTRNEEATIRRFMIEELRLDPTSQYTALRIFDAALSTDQDYGDIARQFYREFRNRPQILELMIDILFRVAIADGGVNKAEGSMILNIARIFNFQQYQYDRIKERYVANTNKYYAILNCRPEDNDETIKKSYRKLVRENHPDAIAAKGLPDEFQKVAADKFRQIQDAYEHIRKERGF, from the coding sequence ATGAGTTTTTTCGGCAAGTTCATCGGCGGAACCATCGGCTTTCTGATGGGCGGCCCCCTGGGGGCGATTGCGGGAGTGGCCTTTGCCCACGTTCTGCAGCAGTCCCAGGATGCGGACCGGATCTCCGGGTCCTCCTACTTCCGCAACTACAACCGCCGCATGAACACCACCGAACACTCCCACATGACCTTCTTTGTGGGAGCCTTCTCCCTGCTGGCCAAACTGGCCAATGTGGACGGAGAGCTGACCCGCAACGAAGAGGCGACCATCCGGCGTTTCATGATCGAAGAGCTCAGGCTCGATCCCACCTCCCAGTACACCGCCCTCAGGATATTCGACGCAGCCCTCAGCACCGATCAGGACTACGGCGACATCGCCCGCCAGTTTTACCGGGAGTTCCGTAACCGTCCCCAGATCCTGGAGCTGATGATCGACATCCTCTTCCGTGTGGCCATAGCCGACGGGGGTGTGAACAAAGCCGAGGGAAGCATGATCCTGAACATCGCCAGGATCTTCAACTTTCAGCAGTACCAGTACGACCGGATCAAGGAACGCTACGTCGCGAACACCAACAAGTACTACGCCATCCTGAACTGCCGCCCGGAAGACAACGACGAGACCATAAAAAAGTCCTACCGCAAGCTGGTCCGGGAAAACCACCCCGACGCCATCGCCGCCAAGGGACTTCCGGACGAATTCCAGAAGGTCGCGGCTGACAAGTTTCGCCAGATCCAGGACGCCTACGAGCATATCCGCAAGGAGCGCGGATTCTAG
- a CDS encoding Mut7-C RNAse domain-containing protein, translating to MIRLRFYEELNDFLDPERRKCSFSIPFNFTRSVKDLIESLGVPHVEVDLILVNGESVGFDYLVQDGDLISVYPVFEGLDISEVTRLRPQPLRESRFIADVHLKTLVRKLRMLGFDTLYDPSWDDPELAAVSNREERILLTRDRGLLKRSIVRRGLYIRSHRPDEQLREVIRRLDLSKSARPLSRCIRCNGPLERIGLQKALDENSDGAPIPRDVQEEQKEISRCTRCGKFYWRGSHYDRMIAQIRSILFSA from the coding sequence ATGATCCGGCTGCGCTTTTACGAGGAGCTGAACGACTTTCTCGACCCGGAACGCCGCAAGTGCAGCTTCTCGATTCCCTTCAATTTTACCAGGAGCGTAAAGGACCTCATTGAATCCCTGGGAGTCCCCCACGTGGAGGTCGATCTTATCCTGGTCAACGGGGAATCCGTGGGCTTCGACTACCTGGTACAGGACGGCGACCTGATCAGTGTTTACCCCGTCTTCGAAGGCCTGGATATCTCCGAGGTTACCCGGCTGCGGCCTCAGCCCCTGCGGGAGTCCCGCTTTATAGCCGACGTGCATCTAAAAACCCTGGTGCGAAAACTCAGGATGCTGGGTTTCGATACCCTCTACGATCCCTCCTGGGACGATCCGGAGCTGGCGGCGGTCTCCAACAGGGAGGAGCGGATACTCCTTACCCGGGACCGGGGATTATTGAAGCGCAGTATAGTACGCCGCGGACTCTATATCCGGTCCCACCGTCCCGATGAACAGCTTCGGGAGGTGATTCGTCGCCTGGATCTTTCAAAAAGCGCCCGGCCCCTCAGCCGCTGCATACGCTGCAACGGGCCTCTGGAACGCATCGGTCTGCAGAAAGCCCTGGACGAGAACAGCGACGGGGCTCCAATCCCCCGGGATGTTCAGGAGGAGCAGAAGGAGATATCCCGCTGTACCCGCTGCGGAAAGTTCTACTGGCGGGGCAGTCACTACGACAGGATGATTGCCCAGATAAGAAGTATCCTATTTTCTGCTTGA
- a CDS encoding class I SAM-dependent methyltransferase, producing the protein MVKTDEHPYLMEHSGEGERLVRKTRAERVIQQARWAGLKPGMRVLDVGCGAGFTTSLLAEISGSAEGLDLSLERIESARKSYPELSFHQRDIYQSLEGLGPYDFIWIRFFLEYHRRSSAEIIQRISGLLAERGILCVAELDHHSLNHYPMDERMQRTLSGLSEYLQKHADWDPYAGRKLYTHFYDAGFENIELRFDAHHLIYGKMESVQESDWLTKLNVAARKCGYPFDEYEGGFDEFLVDAENLLVNPRRFTYTPIIICRGIRPDAR; encoded by the coding sequence ATGGTCAAAACAGACGAACACCCGTACTTGATGGAACACAGCGGAGAAGGTGAACGGCTGGTCCGGAAAACCCGGGCCGAAAGGGTCATACAGCAGGCTCGCTGGGCGGGATTGAAACCTGGAATGCGGGTGCTGGATGTTGGCTGCGGTGCAGGCTTCACCACCTCCCTGCTGGCGGAAATCTCAGGCAGCGCCGAGGGACTCGATCTCTCCCTGGAGCGTATAGAGAGCGCCAGAAAAAGTTATCCGGAACTCAGCTTTCATCAGCGGGACATCTACCAGTCCCTGGAGGGACTTGGTCCCTATGATTTTATCTGGATCCGCTTTTTTCTTGAGTACCACCGCCGCTCCTCCGCGGAAATCATACAGCGAATCTCCGGGCTCCTTGCAGAGAGGGGGATTCTCTGTGTCGCGGAGCTTGACCATCACAGCCTGAACCATTATCCCATGGACGAGCGGATGCAGCGGACCCTCAGCGGGCTTTCCGAGTATCTGCAGAAGCATGCCGACTGGGACCCCTATGCAGGACGCAAGCTCTATACACACTTCTATGATGCGGGATTTGAGAATATTGAACTGCGTTTTGACGCCCATCACCTGATCTACGGAAAAATGGAGAGTGTCCAGGAAAGCGACTGGCTCACCAAGCTGAATGTGGCGGCACGGAAATGCGGATATCCCTTTGATGAATACGAGGGGGGATTTGACGAGTTTCTTGTGGATGCAGAGAACCTTCTCGTAAACCCGAGACGCTTTACCTATACACCGATAATCATCTGCCGGGGAATCAGGCCAGACGCTCGATAA
- a CDS encoding HD-GYP domain-containing protein: MDDGPDSISRLYNSRNIQVWIRFLEKRYPDVSIGRILDYAGMKSYEVNDDGHWFTQSQIDRFYEKTVQLTRNLTIAREAGRFATAVETKSMIRRYMLGFLGPQQAYAMLDRSSALITRSSTFKVRKIDSNSVEIVVTPLPGVMEKPYQCENRTGIIESIALAFTHHLPKIDHRECIFRGDKSCRYLIRWEANSLVPLRMLRNSFAAAAILLGAGSLPLLSFSNWLIFSLSLLSSNLLLSFLAKNRENHHMMKTLDELRQSTEELALQTRINYNNTTVSHEVGEAISKYTNIDEVLSNVAQIFEKLLNYDRGVIMLSNEDGSRLEFRAGFGYSREHLALLKDTMFHLDKKGSRGVFVLSYRERRSFLVNDLNEIEKDLSARSLAFARSTGTRSFICCPIVCEEESLGILAVDNVQSKQPLLSSDLNMLRGIASVIGMSIKNARLIESREEQFKSIIKVLATSIDARDNLTAGHSEKVTEYALGISRELGLSKDFQEMIRIAALLHDYGKIGVPDSILKKQGELSPVEYAEIKTHAAKTHAILSQIAFDGIYTQVPKIASSHHERLDGKGYPNGLKGNEIPLGARIIAVADFYDAITSQRHYRQPMLADDALELLMREADHHLDRRVIIAFFLYLQKNDLVQHVPDFIERLA; the protein is encoded by the coding sequence ATGGACGACGGCCCGGATAGCATAAGCAGATTGTATAACAGCCGTAACATACAGGTATGGATACGTTTTCTTGAAAAGCGGTATCCCGATGTAAGTATTGGCCGTATCCTGGACTACGCCGGAATGAAGTCCTACGAAGTCAACGACGACGGACACTGGTTTACCCAGAGTCAGATTGACCGTTTCTATGAAAAAACCGTCCAGCTTACCAGGAATCTTACCATAGCCCGGGAGGCCGGGCGTTTTGCCACAGCCGTCGAGACCAAATCGATGATCCGCCGTTACATGCTCGGATTTCTTGGTCCCCAGCAGGCCTACGCCATGCTGGACCGCTCCTCGGCCCTGATTACACGCTCCTCAACGTTCAAGGTCCGCAAGATCGATTCCAATTCTGTAGAAATAGTAGTGACTCCGCTGCCCGGAGTGATGGAAAAGCCCTATCAGTGCGAAAACAGGACGGGAATAATCGAGTCCATTGCGCTGGCTTTTACGCATCATCTGCCGAAGATCGATCACCGGGAGTGCATCTTCCGGGGCGACAAGAGCTGCAGGTATCTGATTCGCTGGGAGGCGAACTCCCTGGTTCCTTTGAGAATGTTGCGGAACAGCTTCGCCGCAGCGGCAATCCTTCTTGGTGCGGGAAGTCTTCCCCTGCTCTCTTTTTCGAACTGGCTGATTTTTTCCCTCAGTCTTCTGTCCTCGAACCTTCTGTTGAGCTTTCTGGCGAAAAACCGGGAGAACCATCACATGATGAAGACCCTGGACGAGCTGAGGCAGTCCACGGAGGAGCTGGCACTGCAGACCAGGATAAACTATAACAACACCACGGTTTCCCACGAGGTGGGCGAGGCAATCAGCAAGTACACGAACATTGACGAGGTGCTGAGTAATGTCGCCCAGATCTTCGAAAAGCTTCTGAATTACGACCGGGGCGTGATAATGCTGTCCAATGAAGACGGCTCCCGCCTCGAGTTCCGCGCCGGATTCGGCTACAGCCGGGAACACCTGGCCCTTTTGAAAGACACGATGTTTCACCTGGACAAAAAGGGTTCCCGGGGTGTTTTTGTTCTGAGTTACCGGGAGCGGCGTTCCTTTCTGGTGAACGATCTCAACGAGATTGAAAAAGACCTCTCCGCCAGGAGCCTCGCATTTGCCCGCAGTACCGGAACCCGTTCCTTTATCTGCTGTCCCATCGTCTGTGAGGAGGAGTCCCTGGGGATCCTGGCCGTGGACAATGTGCAGAGCAAACAGCCCCTTTTAAGCAGCGACCTGAATATGCTGAGGGGAATAGCCTCGGTCATCGGAATGAGCATCAAGAATGCCCGGTTGATAGAGAGCCGGGAGGAGCAGTTCAAATCCATCATCAAGGTGCTTGCAACCAGCATCGACGCCCGGGACAATCTTACCGCAGGCCATTCGGAAAAGGTTACCGAATATGCCCTGGGTATAAGCCGGGAGCTGGGACTGAGCAAGGATTTTCAGGAGATGATCCGTATAGCCGCCCTGCTGCATGATTACGGCAAGATAGGCGTTCCCGATTCCATCCTGAAAAAACAGGGGGAACTGAGCCCGGTGGAGTATGCGGAAATCAAGACCCATGCCGCCAAGACCCATGCCATCCTGAGCCAGATTGCCTTTGATGGTATTTATACCCAGGTCCCCAAAATTGCCTCGTCACACCATGAACGGCTGGACGGCAAGGGCTACCCCAACGGTCTCAAGGGAAACGAAATCCCCCTGGGGGCGCGGATAATAGCGGTTGCGGATTTTTACGATGCCATTACCTCACAGCGCCACTACCGGCAGCCGATGCTGGCTGACGATGCCCTGGAGCTGCTGATGCGTGAGGCGGACCATCATCTGGACAGACGGGTGATTATTGCCTTCTTTCTATACCTGCAGAAAAATGATCTGGTCCAGCACGTTCCGGACTTTATCGAGCGTCTGGCCTGA
- a CDS encoding PilZ domain-containing protein has translation MNEIAEEIPQDSRSEEDKGFARSSSDTPPKNVHTLNQKFLINKLNHLNFSSIPVELLFCSSEFAHTRSVMAHPQPCSSERCDFVWAEKAGPEGTVPSGYQLDSIRINLEDQQLIVIEPEDYQMGPEGLTFILPKQARIFEVDPEISETARDITCTVSQSGIAASGELVSFSESTLMVRLRDSAGIRWIEGDYPVHVTLSNSEEPVYSEICRVDSAFSSRSDRCFSLGIGATSVRRYRSRQFRSSRKSLEMSPRVSFRHPLSGRTIERRIGDLSGSGFSFLDEKGTCRLPAGLIIPRVELFFPDYADLKVKAQVIHHTPDSTEGSVRYGLCILDIDPQDHLVLLSLVHQSFDIYASLCKKVDLERLWRFFFESGFIYPEKYTLLQRQKEEIRASFEKLYTQRNNVARHFIYQKDDDILGHLSMVRFYERTWLLHHHASAGMRGRNAGISVLHQVGSYVNDSCRFGRMNLDYMMCYFRRENHFPNRIFGGLVDYAKDRKICSDDEVAYCSLRSENTDLREDPLWSLEEAKEDDYIRLNCFYEEVSGGLLLNAMHLPPFADLEISNREVREAYRELGILRDIQVRALKHNGRLTAIFIVNRSDTGINLSELTNSTTLFLLKPELISKEILSRAFTSLCREGVNSLSPVLVFPRESADKVGVEYEKIYVAWVMDTMIGDKYFEHIQSILRTVKP, from the coding sequence ATGAATGAAATAGCGGAAGAAATACCGCAGGATTCTCGTTCAGAGGAAGACAAGGGCTTTGCCAGGTCTTCATCCGATACTCCTCCGAAAAATGTGCACACTCTGAACCAAAAATTCCTGATAAACAAGCTCAATCACCTGAATTTCAGTTCGATTCCGGTGGAACTTCTCTTCTGCAGCAGCGAATTTGCCCACACCCGCAGCGTAATGGCTCATCCACAGCCGTGCAGCAGCGAGCGCTGCGATTTTGTCTGGGCAGAAAAGGCGGGCCCCGAAGGCACCGTTCCTTCAGGATACCAGCTGGACAGCATCAGAATAAACCTGGAGGACCAGCAGCTCATCGTTATCGAACCGGAGGACTATCAGATGGGCCCCGAGGGGCTGACCTTTATCCTGCCGAAGCAGGCCAGGATTTTTGAGGTTGATCCGGAGATAAGCGAGACTGCCAGGGATATCACCTGCACGGTTTCCCAGAGCGGTATAGCCGCCTCGGGCGAGCTGGTCAGCTTTTCCGAATCCACCCTGATGGTGCGCCTGAGGGATTCTGCGGGGATTCGCTGGATTGAAGGGGATTATCCGGTTCATGTGACCCTCAGCAACAGCGAAGAACCCGTCTATTCCGAGATATGCCGGGTGGACAGCGCTTTTTCCTCCCGGAGCGACAGATGCTTCAGCCTGGGGATCGGAGCCACCTCCGTGCGGCGTTACCGCTCCCGCCAGTTCCGCAGCAGCCGGAAAAGTCTGGAGATGAGCCCCCGGGTGAGTTTCCGGCATCCCTTGTCGGGGAGGACCATTGAACGGCGCATCGGCGACCTCTCGGGATCGGGCTTCTCCTTTCTCGATGAAAAAGGTACCTGCCGTCTGCCGGCGGGACTGATCATTCCCCGGGTTGAACTCTTTTTTCCCGATTACGCCGACCTGAAAGTTAAGGCCCAGGTAATCCACCATACCCCTGACAGTACGGAAGGATCCGTACGCTACGGTCTCTGCATCCTGGACATCGATCCCCAGGATCACCTGGTACTGCTGTCCCTGGTGCATCAGTCCTTCGACATTTATGCAAGCCTCTGCAAGAAGGTGGATCTGGAACGTCTGTGGCGCTTCTTTTTCGAATCCGGGTTTATCTATCCGGAAAAATATACCCTGCTGCAGCGTCAGAAGGAGGAGATCCGTGCCTCCTTTGAAAAACTCTACACCCAGCGTAATAACGTGGCCCGTCATTTTATCTACCAGAAGGATGACGATATTCTGGGCCATCTGTCGATGGTCCGATTTTACGAGCGGACCTGGCTGCTTCATCACCATGCTTCGGCGGGTATGAGGGGCAGAAACGCCGGAATCAGTGTTCTGCACCAGGTCGGAAGCTATGTGAATGACAGTTGCCGCTTTGGCCGGATGAACCTGGATTACATGATGTGCTATTTCCGGCGGGAAAACCACTTTCCCAATCGGATATTCGGCGGACTCGTTGATTACGCCAAGGACAGAAAGATCTGTTCCGATGATGAAGTCGCCTACTGCTCTTTACGGTCCGAAAATACGGATCTGCGGGAAGATCCTCTCTGGAGTCTCGAGGAGGCGAAGGAAGACGACTATATCCGGCTGAACTGTTTTTACGAAGAGGTCTCCGGAGGGCTGCTCCTGAACGCCATGCATCTGCCGCCCTTTGCGGATCTTGAGATCTCCAATAGGGAAGTGCGGGAGGCTTACAGGGAGCTGGGAATCCTCAGGGATATACAGGTACGGGCCCTGAAGCACAACGGGCGGCTGACGGCAATCTTCATTGTAAACCGATCGGATACGGGTATTAATCTTTCAGAGTTGACAAACTCCACAACTTTGTTTTTACTTAAACCTGAGTTGATCTCTAAGGAAATATTATCCCGCGCTTTTACGAGTTTATGCCGGGAAGGTGTAAATAGTTTATCGCCGGTACTTGTTTTTCCGCGGGAATCTGCCGATAAAGTCGGGGTAGAATATGAAAAGATTTACGTCGCCTGGGTCATGGACACGATGATCGGCGATAAGTACTTTGAGCATATTCAATCTATCCTGCGAACAGTCAAGCCCTGA
- the recR gene encoding recombination mediator RecR yields the protein MTVLDQLIRSLSRFPGVGKKSATRMAYFLLQSDDEYLRALSEQIGTLKARIRHCSVCGIYTEADPCDYCSDTRRDSRILCVVEQSQDVGIIESTGEYEGRYHILGGALSPIDGIGPAELNIDSLLRRLKAGGINEVIIATNPSVEGDTTALYLVSLVKDMGLTVSRLASGLPVGGDLEYADRLTLARSLKGRTKM from the coding sequence ATGACCGTACTGGACCAGCTGATCCGGAGCCTGTCGCGTTTTCCCGGGGTAGGAAAAAAGAGCGCCACCAGAATGGCCTATTTCCTGCTTCAGAGCGACGATGAGTACCTGCGGGCTCTTTCAGAGCAGATCGGTACCCTGAAGGCCAGGATACGTCACTGCTCGGTCTGTGGAATCTATACCGAGGCAGATCCCTGTGACTACTGCAGCGATACCCGCCGGGATTCCCGGATCCTCTGCGTTGTGGAGCAGTCCCAGGATGTGGGCATAATAGAATCTACCGGGGAATACGAGGGCAGGTATCATATCCTCGGCGGAGCACTCTCTCCCATCGACGGAATCGGTCCGGCGGAACTGAATATCGACTCCCTGCTCAGACGGCTGAAGGCGGGGGGCATCAACGAGGTAATAATCGCCACCAATCCTTCCGTGGAGGGCGATACCACTGCCCTGTATCTGGTGAGTCTTGTAAAAGATATGGGGTTGACCGTTTCAAGGCTTGCCTCCGGGTTGCCGGTGGGGGGTGATCTGGAATACGCTGACCGCCTTACCCTGGCCCGGTCCCTCAAGGGCCGCACAAAAATGTAG
- a CDS encoding YbaB/EbfC family nucleoid-associated protein encodes MNPFEMLKNLQSLQSGMQEMQGKLAEINVTGTAGGEMVRVSMNGQMMVTGVHIEPEAVDPEDVGMLEDLVRAALSDAMAKIKEAIQQEVSSMTGGMPIPPGFMGM; translated from the coding sequence ATGAACCCCTTTGAAATGTTGAAAAACCTCCAGTCACTGCAGAGCGGTATGCAGGAGATGCAGGGAAAACTGGCAGAGATAAACGTCACCGGCACCGCCGGGGGCGAAATGGTCCGGGTCAGCATGAACGGTCAGATGATGGTAACCGGGGTACATATAGAACCGGAGGCGGTGGATCCCGAGGATGTCGGCATGCTCGAGGATCTGGTCCGTGCGGCCCTGAGTGACGCCATGGCAAAGATCAAGGAGGCCATCCAGCAGGAGGTTTCCTCAATGACCGGCGGCATGCCGATTCCTCCGGGCTTTATGGGCATGTAG